The region AATTTGAtatgaaagatttagggaatCTTCGGTATTTTCTAAAGATGGAAGTTGCTTGAAATAAGGATGGAATCTCTGTGTCACAACAAAAATATGTGTTGGATTTTCTAAAAACAACTGGAATGTTGGGATGTAAACCTGTAGAAACACCTATGGATGTGTGAAGCTCAGTAATGATAACATTGATGATCAACCAGTTGATAAAGGACAATACCAGAGGTTAGTAGGTAAACTCATCTACTTATCTCATACAAGACCAGATGTTGCTTTTGCAGTAAGTTGTGTAAGGCAGTTTATGCATGCACCATCTCAAAGTAGGGCTGAGCAAAAAATCAAAAAAACCTAATAAACCGCTCAAACCGACTgcccgaacaccgaaaaaaccgatGGAATCGAAAACCGCTGAAACTGCCTTGGCAAAAACCGACATTAAATTGGTCGGTTTATAAGTTGGTTGCAAACCGACCGAATATAGTTAGGTTCTAAATTTGTGAATATAACATTGTAACCATGTGTTTAGGTTTTCAAATCTTTAAGTTAACaaattaaatgaattaatttcatattaaaaaaagctaaaaaaatggattacaataatttatatttttttaacttaaatttccttaaaaaatatttaaaaaataaataaaaaaatcaaattcgGTTTGGGTGGTTTTAATCGACCGAACCGCAGTCTAAATCGGTCTGTTTTTTTTGGTGTTGTAAGTAGGTCGATCGATTTTTGGATCGCACCAATCCGAATTGAAAACCGAAATCTGGATTTTAGAATAGAAAAAAActgcccaaaccgaccgatgctcagccCTATCTCAAAGTCATCTTGATGCTGTGTACCGAATCCTCAAGTATTTGAAAGGCACACCTGGACGAGGGTTATTATTTAAAAGAGGGGAAAATAGAGAAGTAGAAGTTTATgttgatgctgattgggcaggctCTCCTATTGATCGGCGTTCAACTTCAGGTTATAGTTCTTATGTATTTGGTAATCTTGTGACTTGAAGGAGTAAGAAACAAACAGAGGTAGCTAGAAGTAGTGCCGAAGTTGAACTTAGAGCTACATCTCTTGGTATTTGTGAAGCTCTTTGGTTAAAATTGCTTTTAGAAGAGTTTTTGGTTCAAGTGAAGTTTCCACTGCAAGTCTATTGTGATAATAAAGCTGCAATCTCCATAGCTCACAATCTAGTCCATCATGATTGTACCAAGCATGTTGAAGTGGATCGACATTTTATTAAAGTGAAAATTGATAAGGGAACAATAACTATATCTTATGTACCTACTTCTCAGCAAACAGCCCATGTTCTAACAAAAGCATTATTCAAACCAATGTTTGAAAGTATGATAGCAAGCTTGGATTGTTCAAATGTACACTCTCCAGCTTAAGGGGGAGTGTTGACGTGTTCAAAATTTATTGTTAGGCTGTTAGAGTTTTATTCCCTTATTTATAGGATAAGTTGTTAGTTTGTTATCAGAtatcttgtatatatatatgatactcAGTCATGATAAATGAATATAAGAGAGAATAGGATTAACTCTTATTTTTTAAATACTTCTTTGCTGTAGatattttttcttcttgtttAATATATTCCTGAAAAACTAACGCCTTGCTAAAAATTCTGTAGAAACATCAGTAAACATTTACCTCCCCCAATATCCATGTAATTGTTAATTACTCTTATAACTCCAGTTACAGTCACCACATCTCCAGGGATGCAAGCATCAACTAGATCTTCAGTCAATTCACACTCTACAGTTCGAGGCACCCGGCCCTCCTCATGATCCTCAGGCTTTAGCAGCTCCTGTACTCTGGTGTGATATCCAAATCCTAAGTAATAACAATTACAGTCCTAGATAGCAAATAGTGATACTAATACATAAACGAACCTCAATGACAGTGATGGCGATGATATCGATTCAAATATAAATTTGAAATCAGTGGACCAACCTTATTTTCTGAAAATCTATTGTCTGAGCAGTCGATCGAATTGGAATAAAACTTTTGCTCTTGCATCCATCCAAGTTGCAGATCATTGGTGGTGAGAATTTCCCATCAGTAAAGATTCTTAAAATCTTTGTCTTACACTTAGCACAGTCAAAACTCATTTCAACCACAAGAGGCCTAACAGTGCTAACTTTTACTACAGAACCACGAACAGATACAAGCTTGTCTGTCAGACCAAACAAACATCAGTTCTATCACCAGCAATCATCTCTGAGGATATATAAATACAAATAATTTTGCAGTCCTAAACCATAGAATTTACCAATATATGCAGCTTTTAGGTTCTTCAAGGCAATCAAAGATTGAGGATAATTATGCAGACGTGTGTTTACTTTGGTACCATCTTCCAACTCGCTTTTATCCCACTTGTTCAGCAGCACCTGCTTCTTTTATCTCTTAGTTTCtttaactcaaaaaaaaaaaaaaaaatcacaatcgCCATTGCCATTGCCATGTACCTTGTGCGCTGAAGCACTCAAGCATAAAAGAGCAATCTTCGGTTTATCCTCCAACAATTCATAAAATTCATGAACATCACAATCCTTTCGAAATCGTTGAAAGTCGATCGAGAAAATGTATATACCATTATCATCCTTGACCTATATTCAATCATATGTATAAATACATAAACTTCAttttagccaaaaaaaaaaatcatacagcTCGGAATCAAAGAGAGTTACAAAATACCTGAGAAAGGAGATTTTGCGCCGGCGAGGAAAAGAAGCAAATCAGCAGAGAAACGAGGTTGAACACAGCTTTTTCATCGCCAAGCTCAATATGAGAAAAGTACTTACACCAAACATCCCCAAAGTCTCCTGCACCATAAATGCATCCATAATCCCTTCCCAAGCTCTTTCCTGGAGTACCGTACATCTCCGCCACCGCCGACTATCGAGCTCCGGCGACTGGGGTTACGATTTCGAAAATTGGAGTCTCACGTTTTTTGGTGGGAAAATGAAAGGAAAAGATATTTATAAGAGGTTTCGGCGGAGAGGGAATACGGTGTCGTTATATATCCAAAAAGTAGTATTTGACACGTATGAAGTCACGAAGTTAAGCTGATTTGAATCACAGCCGTTGCCTTGCTCAGAATCACCAAGCCGTTAGATTTCCACCACGTGTCTCGGAGTCACAAAATTTTTTCTGGTACGTAAAAGCCGTCCTCTTCTTCGTCCTAacttttcttcttgttcttcttcttcttctgtaaTAAGCTAAAACCctcaacaacaaaaaaaactGTTTGATTTTCACTATTTTTTAGTTCAAAAATTTGAAGCTCTCTTCTCAAAACGAAGTACCTTTAAAGCaggtatttttatttttattacatGTTTTGTTGTGTGTATAAATGGATATTTTTTTAGTTCAAAATTGGAACTTTTTTCTTGGTACCATTTTTAGGGCTTTGCAGTAAACTGCTGTTTATTTGGGgagtttattaattattatttttttagggttCTTACTTAATGACTGAAAAATCTGAGGCTGAGGGTATTGACCTCAATTCCGGCGTCGTTTCAAGTGAGCTTGTAAATGGGGTTAATGTAGCTAATAACCAATCAGGAGCTGTAATGGAGGTCAGCTTGAATGGAAAAACAAACGAGGTCAAGGATGGCGGTGTATGCAAGGAGAGCTTAGAGAGTGAGGTGAATGGTGCTGAGAGCGAGAAAATGGTAGATTTTTCTTCCAAAGAAGAAGGTACAGATTGTGATGGAAAAGTTGGAGTTTTATTGGATTGTACGGAAGCTGGAGAAGCCATTGCTGCAGGTGAAGTTCTTTCGAAGAGTGTGGACATGGGATTAGATGAAGAAAGTCATGAAGGTGAGGATTTGATGGGAAATGATAAAGGAAAAGGAGGTGCTTTTAAAgctgaaaaagaaaaaggaaaggagaAAGCTATTGATGAGATGGAGAGGAATGAAGATGTGGAGAAAGGTTTAGTTGATGAAACTTCGGATAAAGGGGCTTCTGTTGTGGACAATCCAAGTTCAAATGTCGAAAATTCGAGCCTTTCTGAAACTCTTGAGGCTGCAGATTCTGTTTCTGATGTTGTTAAGCCTCAATCTCCTGGAACTACTGAATCTGCAGAGGGTTTAATACACCATGCTGTGGTTGCGGTGTTAGAGAAGAAAGCTGAGTTTTTTCCCCCAAAAGACAGCGAGACTGAGCTATCTGAAGGGATACAAAAGGAGGAGCTGAATTTGAAAGTTCATTTAGAGGCACAAAGCAAGGAAGACATGACAAAAGCCTGTTTTTCAGAAACACAGGCTTCCAAGAGTAGTGAGAACGAATCTAAATCTTTCAATATCATCATCGATTTAAGCCCACGAATGTATTCTAGAGGGAATGTTGAATCAGCTACCTTGAAACCAGAATTCGCTATTGGTGATTTGGTATGGGGAAAAGTGAGGAGTCATCCATGGTGGCCTGGTCAGATTTGTGACCCTTCAGCCGCATCACGAAAGGCAAAGAAGTATTTCAAAAGAGACGGCTTTTTGATAGCCTATTATGGAGATCATACATTTGCTTGGAATGATGTGTCACGGATGAAGCCGTTTCTTACACATTTTTCTCAAATGGAGAAGCAGAGCAATACTGAAGATTTCCATTATGCACTTGATTGTGTATTGGAGGAGGTTTCAAGACGGGTTGAGTTTGGGCTGGCGTGTTCTTGCATACCTAAAGAAGTATATGCCAAGCTTAAAACTCAGATAATTATCAATGCTGGTATACAGGATGATAAATGTAGGATAGATGGTGGAGATAGGTCTTTAACTGTAGCTTCATTTGAACCTAGTAAGCTTGTTGAGTATGTTAAAGAATTAGCTCAAGTCCCATATGGTGGAACTGAGAAGCTAGAACTCGCTATTGCACAGTCACAGTTATTGGCCTTCAATCGTTTGAAGGGTTATTCCCAGCTGCCGGAATTCATCATGCTTGGTGGTCTCTTGGAGAATGATGCTGACATTTTTCCATCTGAAGAGAAGCAGCATTGCAGTGAAGTGATTGGGGCAGTTCATTTGCCACAAAAGGATAGTGATGTTGATGCATCAATCTCTGAGAAAGGAAAATCGAAAAGTCAAGGCAAATCATCCATTAAAAGAAAGCTAGCGTCTGAGGATAGTGCATTTCCAAGTAAAAAAGAGAAAATACTGAAGAATTTTGTTGATCAGAAGCATGCGACTACTCATGCGAGCGAAAATGGTTCAGAAAGCAAGCTTAGTAGTAAGAAACATAAAGAGGGCAAAGTGATGTCTAAAGATTTGCCTatgaaagaaaagaaaaccaTGGCAAGTATGGCTGATAACAACTCTCCACAGCTCCGCAAGCCAACTTTCAGGGTAGGAGAGAGCATCCGCAGGGTTGCTAGCCAACTAAACGGGTCCAGTCCAATTCTTAAGAATGGAGATGGAATGTTTAAAACTAAAGTGAACATTATGCCTGAAGAATCAAAAACCGGAAGGCTAGAAACTGAGGAGTCTCCTGATGAAAAGCTGTCCCAGCTCTTTTTGGCTGCCAAGGATCCCAAGAGAGTAAACAACTCTTCCATGATCAGCTTCTTCTCAGAGTTTAGGAGTACTGTTTCCTTAGGCTTGCCCAGTTCAGAAATTGAGGAGTCTCTGGAGCATTTGTTTGGAAGTAAGACTGTGAAAAAATTAACCAAGCGTGGAAGAAAATCTAACATGCCCGGGTTTACTGAACTACCTTCACCAGAGTTGATGAAGGAGTCCTACTGGTCTGATAGAATAGTTCGAAGCATTCCTGAGCCTGAAGATCGAAATGAAACTGAGGACTATCTACTTGCGAAATGCAGAAAGGAAAAGATTGGCAACTCTGCCATAGAACAGCAAAATCCCCTTGAACAGCAAACTGCTGGTGAGAATCTCAAAATGGAAGTGGAGAAGAATGATAGTTTCCCCGAAGACAACTATCCAACGGCTTTGATTTTGAACTTTACAAACTTGGATTCGGTCCCCTCAGAAACTAACTTGAACAAGATATTTAGCCGTTATGAATCTTTGAATGAATCAGAGACTGAAATCTTCAAAAAGAGCAGCCGTGCCAAGGTAGTTTTCGGTAAACGTTCTGATGCTGAAACAGCTTTCAGTAGTGCAGGAAAATACAGTACATTTGGACCCTCACTTGTGAGTTACCGACTCAAGTATTTAAAATCTACACTAAGTAAAGCTTCTTCAAGTCCAAAGAAGAGGAGCAAAAAAGTGACTGAATCTGCCGAAGATGGTGCAAATTTGATCCACCAAACTCAGAAAGCTGATGAAGATTGAATAATAACAAGTCGTACTACTTGTGATTATGGTTTTTAGTTACTCGGGTAATTTTGTGTGTGGATGGCTTAAGATAAAGAACTAGGTGATATGCAGTTGGGTTACCTATGTTGAATGAAAAATACTAGGACAGAGGGTAAAACCAAGATGTGTATACCAAGTTCATTTTTTGTTTAATTGATTGTAGCTTAGCCACGTTGCAAACATTTACTGCTTTATATTACAAGTGATATTTCCATTAATTTCAGCTAAACGTGCAGACGtcaaataagaaaataaacaaggGAACCAAAGCATTCGAACAATGTCAATTAAGAAGCAAAGTTGGATACTTTCGTGcaacaaaataaaatttacatcACAAACACAAACTACAATTGAAAACTCTAATTGGGCATCTTGCATATCTTTTACAGGCTTAGGCAAATTATAGTCAGTACATTCTGACTTAATACAAAATGATGAAATCCACAAAATGAATAAATTTTTCCATAAAATTAGTGAAAGGAGTCTTTCATCTGTTGAATCCACTTTACTTGAAATTAGACTGCTGCTATTGTTGCTGCCACATTGGTCCAACTATCTCAGCTGTTCTGTATCAAAATGCTCTTCAGAAAATGGAAGTATGCTGCCGTCTTTCTCTCCCTCTAAGACCACCGATCCTTTTGAACAG is a window of Humulus lupulus chromosome 4, drHumLupu1.1, whole genome shotgun sequence DNA encoding:
- the LOC133831065 gene encoding PWWP domain-containing protein 5-like, with product MTEKSEAEGIDLNSGVVSSELVNGVNVANNQSGAVMEVSLNGKTNEVKDGGVCKESLESEVNGAESEKMVDFSSKEEGTDCDGKVGVLLDCTEAGEAIAAGEVLSKSVDMGLDEESHEGEDLMGNDKGKGGAFKAEKEKGKEKAIDEMERNEDVEKGLVDETSDKGASVVDNPSSNVENSSLSETLEAADSVSDVVKPQSPGTTESAEGLIHHAVVAVLEKKAEFFPPKDSETELSEGIQKEELNLKVHLEAQSKEDMTKACFSETQASKSSENESKSFNIIIDLSPRMYSRGNVESATLKPEFAIGDLVWGKVRSHPWWPGQICDPSAASRKAKKYFKRDGFLIAYYGDHTFAWNDVSRMKPFLTHFSQMEKQSNTEDFHYALDCVLEEVSRRVEFGLACSCIPKEVYAKLKTQIIINAGIQDDKCRIDGGDRSLTVASFEPSKLVEYVKELAQVPYGGTEKLELAIAQSQLLAFNRLKGYSQLPEFIMLGGLLENDADIFPSEEKQHCSEVIGAVHLPQKDSDVDASISEKGKSKSQGKSSIKRKLASEDSAFPSKKEKILKNFVDQKHATTHASENGSESKLSSKKHKEGKVMSKDLPMKEKKTMASMADNNSPQLRKPTFRVGESIRRVASQLNGSSPILKNGDGMFKTKVNIMPEESKTGRLETEESPDEKLSQLFLAAKDPKRVNNSSMISFFSEFRSTVSLGLPSSEIEESLEHLFGSKTVKKLTKRGRKSNMPGFTELPSPELMKESYWSDRIVRSIPEPEDRNETEDYLLAKCRKEKIGNSAIEQQNPLEQQTAGENLKMEVEKNDSFPEDNYPTALILNFTNLDSVPSETNLNKIFSRYESLNESETEIFKKSSRAKVVFGKRSDAETAFSSAGKYSTFGPSLVSYRLKYLKSTLSKASSSPKKRSKKVTESAEDGANLIHQTQKADED